One stretch of Zhihengliuella flava DNA includes these proteins:
- a CDS encoding sensor histidine kinase, producing MNDPLWLVLAGFVGLSLGVLGLVAYRASQRRRVVLPDVLEPTLPEGTAEILSIVGRAFVVVDEVNGVVRANPAAYAYGLVRGHTVVHQELLDLAGRVRTDGVIEEKQFELPRGPLGQGAIVVHVRVAPLAERYVLLLADDRTEITRTEAIRNDFVANVSHELKTPVGAISLLSEAIEDAAEDEAAVRRFTKRLHKESLRLAALVQDIIELSRLQGTDVVLQGRPVDVGRILAEAVDRNHLTAEGKNIKVSLGQVDDVVVHGDPDLLMTAFRNLVDNAIRYSPENTKVGVGVRVRSNLVEISVTDQGPGISQDDQERIFERFYRVDAARSRQTGGTGLGLSIVKHVMANHGGEVTVWSQPGQGSTFTVRLPVYEEDAATEPSDAPETHRAEGAAEPKENS from the coding sequence GTGAATGATCCGTTGTGGCTTGTGCTGGCCGGTTTCGTGGGCCTCTCGCTCGGCGTGCTGGGGTTGGTCGCCTATCGGGCCAGCCAGCGCCGACGCGTGGTGCTGCCCGACGTGCTGGAGCCGACGCTGCCAGAAGGTACGGCAGAAATCCTCTCCATCGTCGGTCGCGCCTTCGTCGTCGTCGACGAGGTCAACGGCGTCGTGCGAGCCAACCCTGCCGCGTATGCCTACGGCTTGGTGCGCGGCCATACCGTGGTCCACCAAGAGCTGTTGGACTTGGCCGGCCGCGTCCGGACCGACGGGGTCATCGAGGAGAAACAGTTTGAGCTTCCGCGCGGCCCCCTGGGCCAGGGCGCCATTGTGGTCCACGTCCGAGTGGCGCCGCTGGCAGAGCGGTACGTGCTCCTACTCGCCGATGATCGCACCGAGATTACGCGTACTGAGGCGATTCGAAACGACTTCGTCGCCAACGTCTCGCACGAGCTGAAAACGCCGGTGGGAGCAATCTCGCTGTTGTCCGAGGCCATCGAGGACGCGGCGGAAGATGAGGCGGCCGTGCGGCGCTTCACCAAGCGCCTCCATAAGGAATCGCTGCGCCTCGCCGCGCTGGTGCAGGACATCATTGAACTGTCCCGGCTGCAGGGCACCGATGTGGTCTTGCAGGGACGGCCGGTCGACGTCGGGCGGATCTTGGCCGAGGCCGTGGACCGCAACCACCTCACGGCCGAGGGAAAGAACATCAAGGTTTCCCTGGGACAGGTGGACGACGTCGTTGTTCACGGCGATCCGGACCTGCTGATGACGGCCTTCCGCAACCTCGTCGACAACGCCATCCGCTATTCGCCGGAGAACACCAAGGTCGGCGTGGGCGTACGCGTGCGGTCCAACCTCGTGGAAATCTCCGTCACCGATCAGGGGCCGGGCATCAGCCAAGACGATCAGGAGCGGATCTTCGAGCGCTTCTACCGGGTCGACGCAGCGCGATCGCGCCAGACCGGCGGCACCGGCCTCGGCCTCAGCATTGTCAAGCATGTGATGGCCAACCACGGCGGTGAGGTGACCGTCTGGTCCCAGCCCGGACAGGGCTCTACTTTTACCGTTCGCTTGCCGGTGTACGAGGAGGATGCGGCAACCGAGCCCTCCGATGCACCAGAGACTCACCGCGCCGAGGGCGCCGCAGAACCGAAGGAGAACTCATGA
- a CDS encoding CarD family transcriptional regulator: MVFEVGETVVYPHHGAARIEEIKMRTIKGEEKMYLKLKVAQGDLTIEVPAENVDLVGVRDVVDQDGLDDVFDVLRAEFTEEPTNWSRRYKANLEKLASGDVIKVAEVVRDLWRRENDRGLSAGEKRMLAKARQILISELALAKKLDETKAESMLDEVLAS; this comes from the coding sequence ATGGTTTTTGAGGTTGGCGAGACGGTAGTTTACCCCCACCACGGGGCCGCACGGATCGAAGAGATCAAGATGCGGACCATTAAGGGCGAAGAAAAGATGTACCTCAAGCTGAAGGTCGCCCAAGGCGATCTGACGATTGAGGTTCCGGCAGAGAACGTTGACTTGGTCGGTGTTCGCGACGTCGTGGATCAGGACGGGCTGGATGACGTATTCGACGTCCTGCGCGCCGAGTTCACGGAGGAGCCCACCAACTGGTCGCGCCGGTACAAGGCAAATCTGGAGAAGCTGGCATCTGGCGATGTCATCAAGGTCGCGGAGGTCGTGCGTGACCTGTGGCGCCGTGAGAATGATCGCGGCCTCTCCGCTGGCGAGAAGCGCATGCTGGCCAAGGCCCGTCAGATCCTGATCAGCGAGCTCGCGCTCGCCAAGAAGCTGGACGAGACCAAGGCCGAATCCATGCTGGATGAGGTTCTGGCCTCCTAG
- a CDS encoding response regulator transcription factor — translation MTRILVVEDEESLSDPLSYLLEKEGFEVQVVDNGIDAVTEFDRAGADLVLLDLMLPGQSGTEVCRQIRQRSHVPVIMLTAKDSEIDKVVGLELGADDYVTKPYSSRELVARVRAVLRRQGEPEELVTSTVQAGPVRMDVERHVVSVSGEHISFPLKEFELLEMLLRNAGRVLTRGQLIDRVWGSDYVGDTKTLDVHVKRLRSKIEPDPSSPVHLVTVRGLGYKFEA, via the coding sequence ATGACCCGCATTCTGGTCGTTGAGGACGAGGAATCGTTGAGCGATCCGCTGTCCTACCTGCTCGAAAAGGAAGGCTTCGAAGTTCAGGTCGTGGACAACGGGATCGACGCCGTGACGGAGTTCGACCGCGCCGGTGCGGATCTTGTGTTGCTCGACCTGATGCTGCCCGGCCAGTCCGGCACGGAGGTGTGCCGGCAGATTCGTCAGCGTTCCCACGTTCCAGTCATCATGCTGACGGCCAAAGATTCGGAAATTGACAAGGTTGTCGGCCTCGAGCTCGGGGCGGACGACTACGTGACAAAGCCGTACTCCTCCCGGGAGTTGGTGGCGCGTGTACGCGCCGTGCTGCGCCGGCAGGGCGAACCAGAAGAACTGGTGACCAGCACCGTTCAGGCCGGGCCGGTGCGGATGGATGTCGAGCGCCACGTCGTCAGCGTTTCCGGGGAACACATCTCCTTCCCGCTCAAGGAGTTCGAGCTGCTGGAAATGCTCTTGCGCAACGCCGGGCGCGTGCTCACGCGTGGGCAGCTGATCGACCGGGTGTGGGGCTCCGACTACGTGGGGGATACCAAGACCCTTGACGTCCACGTCAAGCGACTCCGCTCCAAAATCGAGCCCGATCCCTCCAGCCCGGTCCACTTGGTGACCGTGCGCGGCCTCGGGTACAAGTTCGAAGCCTAG
- the glgX gene encoding glycogen debranching protein GlgX, translated as MAQPSADVPAALHAQGSGPGHFSRPFPRGVVEQAPGVVPLENAANVAVFAPELEAVDVWFTDPSGHLSSVKLFDTTDGVHHGRVEGMRPGARYAFWAHGADRPETGQLLVDPYAKAIEEHDDGTLWGVFMGAAELDFDWGGVERPHVPWRDTVIYEAHVKGLTALHPQVPEHLRGTYAGLAHPVMIEHLTSIGVTTVQLLPIHFHTDEAHLQEKGLPNYWGYNTLGFFAPQPTYATAEAQAAGPRAVIDEFKGMVKLLHEAGLEVVLDVVFNHTAEGGQDEPALSWRGLADHHYYRHTEDGHYFDTTGCGNTLNFNEPAVIRMAIDSLRYWVEEFQIDGFRFDLAVSLGRGTDHHFSPTHPFFAAIAASETLTGVKMIAEPWDVSMGGWQTGNFPRGFADWNDKYRDTVREFWVADRGRLEAGQQGSSVAHLAGALAGSRELFAPSGRGALSSINLVTAHDGFTLRDLVSYDRKHNEDNGEENRDGHHHNNSYNHGVEGQTGDGEVNAARLKTASNVMATLAISPGVPMITAGDEIGKTQEGNNNAYCQDNPKSWLHWNLTEDQRAMLATTRALFKIRSEYLANQPYTYPAHDDSGYLLWFNRNGDPLQQDEWTNPETRFMQLLLGSPGSELDGLIIFNGGLEPVEATLPHGDVVTEFLNSPEDRTRFELRYSTDPRDLRHQGVVRAAGDTHLVAPHSVAIFRA; from the coding sequence ATGGCTCAGCCGAGCGCAGATGTTCCCGCGGCGCTGCATGCACAGGGCAGCGGGCCGGGGCACTTCTCCCGTCCGTTCCCGCGCGGAGTGGTGGAGCAGGCGCCCGGCGTCGTGCCACTGGAGAACGCCGCGAACGTGGCCGTGTTCGCGCCCGAGCTGGAAGCTGTCGACGTCTGGTTCACCGATCCGTCCGGGCACCTCAGCAGCGTCAAGCTTTTTGACACGACGGACGGCGTCCATCACGGCCGGGTCGAAGGGATGCGCCCCGGGGCCCGCTACGCGTTCTGGGCGCACGGCGCCGACCGCCCGGAGACGGGCCAATTGTTGGTGGACCCGTATGCCAAGGCGATCGAGGAGCACGACGACGGCACGTTGTGGGGCGTGTTCATGGGTGCGGCTGAGTTGGACTTCGACTGGGGCGGCGTAGAGCGTCCGCACGTGCCGTGGCGTGACACGGTCATCTACGAGGCCCACGTCAAGGGATTGACGGCGCTTCATCCGCAGGTGCCGGAGCACTTGCGGGGGACCTATGCCGGGCTCGCGCACCCCGTCATGATTGAGCACCTGACTTCCATCGGCGTGACCACCGTGCAGCTGCTACCCATTCACTTCCACACGGATGAGGCCCACCTGCAGGAGAAGGGACTGCCGAACTACTGGGGGTACAACACGCTCGGCTTCTTTGCCCCGCAGCCGACGTACGCCACCGCCGAAGCGCAGGCCGCCGGGCCGCGCGCCGTCATCGACGAGTTCAAGGGTATGGTCAAGCTCTTGCACGAGGCGGGGCTCGAGGTGGTGCTCGACGTCGTCTTCAATCACACCGCTGAGGGCGGTCAGGACGAACCGGCCCTGTCGTGGCGGGGCCTGGCCGACCACCACTACTACCGGCACACGGAGGACGGGCACTACTTCGACACCACCGGCTGCGGTAATACCCTGAACTTCAACGAACCCGCCGTGATTCGCATGGCCATCGACTCCTTGCGCTACTGGGTCGAGGAATTCCAGATTGACGGTTTCCGGTTTGACCTAGCGGTCTCCCTCGGGCGCGGGACGGATCACCACTTTTCTCCGACCCACCCGTTCTTTGCGGCCATTGCGGCCTCGGAAACGCTGACCGGGGTGAAAATGATCGCCGAGCCGTGGGACGTGTCCATGGGCGGATGGCAGACGGGCAACTTTCCGCGCGGCTTCGCCGATTGGAATGACAAGTACCGGGATACGGTGCGCGAGTTCTGGGTTGCGGATCGTGGACGGCTCGAGGCGGGCCAGCAGGGTTCCTCCGTGGCCCACCTCGCCGGTGCGCTCGCCGGCTCGCGTGAGCTCTTCGCCCCCTCGGGCCGCGGGGCGCTGTCCTCCATCAACCTCGTGACCGCGCATGACGGCTTCACGCTCCGGGATCTGGTGAGTTACGACCGCAAGCACAATGAGGACAACGGCGAAGAAAACCGGGACGGCCACCATCACAACAACTCCTACAACCATGGCGTTGAGGGCCAGACCGGCGACGGTGAGGTGAATGCGGCCCGGCTGAAGACGGCGTCGAACGTCATGGCGACCCTGGCGATTTCCCCCGGCGTACCCATGATCACGGCCGGCGATGAAATCGGGAAAACGCAGGAAGGCAACAACAACGCCTACTGCCAGGACAATCCCAAGTCCTGGCTGCACTGGAACCTGACGGAGGACCAGCGCGCCATGTTGGCGACGACGCGCGCGCTGTTCAAAATCCGCAGCGAGTACTTGGCGAACCAGCCGTACACCTACCCCGCCCATGATGATTCGGGCTACCTGTTGTGGTTCAACCGCAACGGCGACCCATTGCAGCAGGACGAATGGACCAACCCTGAGACCCGTTTCATGCAGCTCCTCCTCGGTTCGCCGGGCAGCGAGTTGGACGGGCTGATCATCTTCAACGGGGGGCTGGAACCCGTTGAGGCGACCTTGCCCCACGGAGACGTCGTGACCGAGTTTTTGAACTCCCCGGAGGACCGGACCCGGTTCGAGCTGCGCTACAGCACGGACCCGCGGGATCTGCGCCACCAAGGCGTCGTGCGCGCGGCCGGGGACACTCATCTGGTGGCGCCGCATTCGGTGGCGATCTTTCGGGCGTAA
- the phoU gene encoding phosphate signaling complex protein PhoU, with protein sequence MRKVFLAELQTIGEELINLSQLVAEAMERAYDSFANADTQLAQEVIAADARVDFLQNKLDEQAIDVLALQGPVASDLRMIVGSLRMSASLERMGDLARHIAQLTRLRFPDKVIPDSLTETFASMADLNIQIATKLGELLETRDLNKAAEIITLNKQIDELHASVFKAIADDSWTEDAPTTTDVTLASRYMERFGDHGVSVARKVNYLVTGEWEPQVD encoded by the coding sequence ATGCGCAAGGTATTCCTGGCAGAGCTGCAGACGATCGGTGAAGAACTGATCAACCTGTCCCAGCTGGTGGCCGAGGCGATGGAGCGTGCCTACGATTCCTTCGCCAACGCGGACACCCAGCTGGCTCAGGAAGTCATCGCCGCGGACGCGCGCGTGGACTTCCTCCAAAACAAGCTCGACGAGCAAGCCATCGACGTCTTGGCCCTCCAGGGCCCGGTGGCGTCGGACCTGCGCATGATCGTCGGCTCCCTGCGCATGAGCGCATCGCTGGAGCGCATGGGGGACCTGGCCCGGCACATTGCGCAGCTCACGCGCCTGCGCTTCCCCGACAAGGTCATCCCGGATTCGCTCACGGAGACGTTCGCGTCCATGGCGGATCTCAACATCCAGATCGCCACGAAGCTCGGTGAGCTCCTTGAGACCCGCGACCTGAACAAGGCCGCGGAGATCATCACGCTGAACAAGCAGATCGATGAGCTCCACGCCTCCGTCTTCAAGGCGATCGCCGATGATTCCTGGACGGAAGACGCGCCGACCACCACGGACGTGACGCTCGCCAGCCGCTACATGGAGCGCTTCGGCGATCACGGCGTCTCCGTGGCCCGCAAGGTGAACTACCTGGTCACCGGCGAATGGGAGCCGCAGGTGGACTAG
- the cysS gene encoding cysteine--tRNA ligase, translating into MSMRFYDTRQASLREFAPLQPGRVGLYYCGATVQGMPHVGHVRSAIAFDILTRWLEYRGLDVTVVRNVTDIDDKILEKSAASFAPDFVAPQHYRDREEWFALAYRFEQEFLRAYDTLGVRRPTYEPRATGHITEMHELIAELIDAGHAYPALDDSSDVYFDVRSWGEYGSLTRQRLEDLQEAPDADPRGKRDPRDFALWKGHKSGDPVSASWPSPWGRGRPGWHLECSAMAGKYLGREFDIHGGGLDLRFPHHENELAQSTASGRGFANFWMHNGMVTYEGEKMSKSIGNTISPEEMLAEASPRVVRYFLGQAHYRSQLDYKPTSLTEAAAAVERVDTFLANARKRLGGEVVPTQVPSAFGAAMDEDLNVPQALAALHETVRAGNTALAEGDDDAALRTAGEVVAMTGVLGLDDAVVADEPSGSAAAALGTLIEAQLQARAEARAAKDWARADEIRDLLAAAGVTIKDSADGAAWSLGR; encoded by the coding sequence GTGAGCATGCGATTCTATGACACCCGCCAAGCAAGCCTCCGCGAGTTCGCCCCCCTCCAGCCGGGGCGTGTGGGGCTGTACTACTGTGGCGCCACGGTCCAAGGCATGCCGCACGTCGGCCACGTCCGCTCGGCCATTGCCTTTGACATCCTCACGCGGTGGCTCGAGTACCGCGGCCTAGACGTGACCGTCGTGCGCAACGTGACGGACATTGATGACAAGATCCTCGAAAAATCCGCAGCCTCCTTCGCGCCCGACTTCGTCGCTCCTCAGCACTACCGCGACCGCGAGGAGTGGTTCGCGCTGGCCTACCGCTTCGAGCAGGAATTCTTGCGCGCCTACGACACGCTCGGCGTCCGCCGTCCCACGTACGAGCCGCGCGCTACCGGCCACATCACGGAGATGCATGAGCTCATCGCCGAGCTGATCGACGCCGGCCATGCCTATCCCGCCCTCGACGATTCCTCGGACGTGTATTTCGACGTGCGCTCGTGGGGCGAGTACGGCTCGTTGACCCGTCAGCGGCTTGAGGACCTTCAGGAGGCCCCGGATGCGGATCCGCGGGGCAAGCGAGATCCGCGGGACTTCGCCCTGTGGAAGGGGCACAAGAGCGGTGACCCGGTCTCCGCATCGTGGCCCAGCCCGTGGGGCCGGGGTCGGCCGGGCTGGCACTTGGAATGCTCAGCGATGGCGGGCAAGTACTTGGGACGCGAGTTCGACATCCACGGCGGCGGCCTCGACTTGCGCTTCCCGCATCATGAGAATGAGCTCGCCCAGTCCACGGCGTCGGGCCGCGGTTTTGCGAATTTTTGGATGCACAACGGCATGGTGACGTACGAGGGCGAGAAGATGTCCAAGTCGATCGGCAACACCATCTCGCCGGAGGAGATGCTTGCCGAGGCCAGCCCCCGGGTGGTGCGGTATTTCCTCGGTCAAGCGCACTACCGGTCCCAGCTGGACTACAAGCCCACCTCGCTCACCGAGGCGGCCGCCGCCGTCGAACGCGTTGATACGTTCTTGGCCAACGCGCGCAAGCGCCTCGGCGGCGAGGTGGTGCCGACTCAGGTGCCCAGCGCGTTCGGTGCCGCGATGGACGAGGACCTCAACGTGCCGCAGGCACTCGCTGCGTTGCATGAGACGGTCCGTGCCGGCAATACCGCACTGGCTGAGGGGGACGACGACGCCGCCCTGCGCACCGCCGGCGAGGTTGTGGCGATGACCGGCGTCCTCGGCCTCGACGACGCCGTCGTCGCCGATGAGCCGTCCGGCTCCGCGGCGGCGGCCCTCGGCACGCTCATCGAGGCGCAGCTGCAGGCGCGCGCCGAGGCGCGGGCCGCAAAAGACTGGGCTCGGGCCGATGAGATCCGCGACCTGCTCGCGGCCGCTGGCGTCACGATCAAGGATTCGGCCGACGGCGCGGCGTGGAGCCTCGGGCGCTAA
- the ispF gene encoding 2-C-methyl-D-erythritol 2,4-cyclodiphosphate synthase, with translation MSQIIPRVGTGIDVHAVAEDPDRPLYVAGLYWPGERGLAGHSDADAVAHAACDALFSAAGIGDLGTHFGTSRPEFAGASGSTLLAEAARLVRAAGFEIGNVAVQFVGNRPKFAARREEANAALSAAANAPVTVTATTSDGLGYEGAGEGITAYATALVYPVNDAD, from the coding sequence ATGAGTCAGATCATTCCGCGCGTCGGTACGGGAATCGACGTCCACGCCGTCGCCGAGGATCCGGACCGCCCGCTCTACGTGGCGGGCCTGTACTGGCCGGGCGAGCGCGGGCTGGCCGGTCATTCGGACGCCGACGCGGTGGCCCACGCGGCCTGCGATGCGCTGTTCTCGGCGGCCGGTATCGGAGACCTCGGGACCCACTTCGGCACGTCCCGCCCGGAATTCGCCGGGGCCTCGGGCAGCACTCTGTTGGCGGAGGCGGCCCGGCTCGTGCGTGCGGCGGGGTTTGAGATCGGCAACGTGGCCGTGCAGTTCGTCGGTAACCGGCCCAAGTTCGCGGCCCGTCGCGAGGAGGCCAACGCGGCCCTGTCCGCGGCGGCCAACGCGCCCGTGACGGTGACGGCGACGACGTCGGACGGCTTGGGGTACGAAGGGGCAGGCGAGGGCATCACGGCCTACGCGACGGCGCTCGTGTACCCGGTGAACGACGCCGACTAG
- the ispD gene encoding 2-C-methyl-D-erythritol 4-phosphate cytidylyltransferase: MKTEPVRVTETVAVIIVAAGSGTRLGRNVPKAAVPVAGRSMLARAVEGAVAALPSARVVVVLPAEHQDLWEECAGWDGVVAVAGGAHRAASVAAGLRAAGEADVVLVHDAARCLTPPSVFESVRRALAAGARAVIPAVAVVDTIKTARPGPDPAIAAEAVGTTPARSGLRAVQTPQGFRRAALVDAHARAGAWPADRLESITDDARLMEELGEDVYLVPGDERALKITTELDLLLAEALLAAEGSSA, translated from the coding sequence GTGAAAACCGAACCCGTCAGGGTGACCGAGACGGTCGCCGTCATCATTGTGGCCGCCGGTAGCGGCACCCGGCTGGGACGCAACGTGCCCAAGGCTGCGGTCCCCGTCGCCGGGCGCAGCATGCTGGCCCGCGCAGTGGAGGGCGCGGTCGCGGCCCTGCCCTCGGCGCGCGTCGTCGTCGTGCTGCCCGCCGAACATCAGGACCTCTGGGAGGAATGCGCTGGGTGGGATGGCGTGGTGGCCGTCGCCGGAGGCGCCCATCGGGCGGCGTCCGTCGCGGCCGGTTTGCGGGCCGCAGGCGAGGCGGACGTGGTGCTGGTCCACGATGCCGCCCGTTGCCTCACCCCGCCGTCGGTCTTTGAATCCGTCCGGCGGGCCTTGGCAGCCGGGGCGAGGGCCGTGATCCCGGCAGTGGCCGTGGTGGACACCATCAAGACGGCCCGCCCGGGCCCGGACCCAGCGATCGCCGCAGAAGCCGTCGGCACGACGCCGGCGCGCTCGGGCTTGCGCGCCGTCCAGACGCCTCAGGGGTTTCGCCGCGCGGCCCTTGTGGATGCGCATGCCCGGGCCGGGGCCTGGCCCGCGGACCGGCTCGAGTCCATCACCGACGATGCTCGCCTCATGGAGGAGCTCGGCGAAGACGTGTACCTCGTGCCCGGTGATGAGCGAGCACTGAAAATCACCACCGAACTTGACCTGCTGTTGGCCGAAGCCCTGCTGGCGGCTGAAGGGAGTAGCGCATGA
- the rlmB gene encoding 23S rRNA (guanosine(2251)-2'-O)-methyltransferase RlmB — MATGKRPGAVRKNKKGPSVGTGGHGRKKLEGKGPTPKAEDRVYHKAHRAKQLAEKSAAKRGGTPRRGRSRVAEELVTGRNSVLEALRTQIPAKTLYMATRLDVDDRVRETLKLAAEQGVPVLETSKPELDRMTDDAVHQGLALQIPPYDYPDAVDLVTETVQRAERGHIRQAPLFVALDGITDPRNLGAIVRSVSAFSGHGVLVPERRSVGMTASAWKTSAGAAARVPVARATNLTAALKEMKAQGVFVVGLDGDGDMSLPDLSLATEPLCIVVGSEGKGLSRLVRETCDAIVSIPIDSAMESLNASMAVGISLYEVSRRRSA; from the coding sequence ATGGCAACAGGCAAGCGTCCAGGCGCCGTCCGGAAGAACAAGAAGGGGCCGTCCGTCGGCACCGGCGGTCACGGCCGCAAGAAGCTGGAAGGCAAGGGTCCCACGCCCAAGGCCGAGGACCGCGTCTACCACAAGGCGCACCGCGCCAAGCAGCTCGCGGAAAAGTCCGCCGCCAAGCGCGGTGGCACGCCCCGGCGCGGTCGCTCACGGGTGGCCGAGGAACTGGTGACGGGCCGCAACTCCGTGCTGGAGGCCTTGCGCACGCAGATTCCGGCCAAGACGCTCTACATGGCCACCCGGCTGGACGTCGATGACCGGGTCCGGGAGACGCTGAAGCTCGCGGCTGAGCAGGGCGTGCCCGTGTTGGAGACCAGCAAGCCGGAACTGGACCGGATGACGGACGACGCCGTTCACCAGGGCTTGGCCCTGCAAATCCCGCCGTACGATTACCCGGACGCCGTCGACTTGGTGACGGAGACAGTCCAGCGGGCCGAGCGCGGACACATCCGCCAGGCCCCACTCTTCGTTGCTCTCGACGGCATCACGGACCCGCGGAATCTGGGCGCGATCGTGCGTTCCGTGTCGGCGTTCAGCGGCCACGGAGTCTTGGTGCCGGAGCGCCGCAGCGTCGGCATGACCGCCTCGGCGTGGAAGACCAGCGCCGGCGCCGCCGCGCGCGTGCCGGTAGCCCGCGCCACCAACCTGACCGCGGCGCTCAAGGAGATGAAGGCGCAGGGCGTCTTCGTCGTCGGGCTCGACGGGGACGGCGACATGAGCCTGCCGGACCTGTCCCTGGCCACGGAGCCGCTGTGCATTGTGGTGGGTTCGGAGGGCAAGGGCCTCTCCCGGTTGGTCCGGGAGACCTGCGACGCCATCGTGTCCATCCCGATCGACTCCGCCATGGAGTCGCTCAACGCCTCCATGGCCGTCGGCATCTCCCTCTACGAGGTCTCGCGCCGGCGGAGCGCCTAG